The Erythrobacter sp. F6033 genome window below encodes:
- the gpmA gene encoding 2,3-diphosphoglycerate-dependent phosphoglycerate mutase, producing MPKLILVRHGQSLWNLENRFTGWWDVDLTEKGIEEAKAAGALMKDKGVLPTTCFTSLQTRAIKTLNLALGEAGRLWLPVTKDWRLNERHYGGLTGLNKQETRDKHGDEQVHIWRRSFDTPPPPMEPGSEYDPGADPRYEGIDVPYTESLKLTIERVLPYWESDILPVLASGETVIISAHGNSLRALVKHLSGISDDDITGLEIPTGQPIIYDFDDNMVPGERYYLKDS from the coding sequence ATGCCTAAGCTTATTCTTGTTCGCCACGGTCAGAGCCTGTGGAACCTTGAAAACCGATTCACCGGCTGGTGGGATGTCGACCTGACAGAGAAGGGTATCGAAGAGGCCAAAGCCGCAGGCGCTTTGATGAAAGACAAAGGCGTCTTGCCGACGACTTGCTTCACCTCACTCCAAACCCGCGCGATCAAAACGCTCAATCTGGCGCTCGGCGAAGCGGGGCGGCTGTGGCTTCCGGTTACGAAGGATTGGCGCCTGAACGAGCGGCACTATGGCGGGCTTACCGGTCTCAACAAACAGGAAACGCGCGACAAGCACGGCGATGAGCAAGTGCACATCTGGCGCCGCAGTTTTGACACACCGCCGCCGCCGATGGAGCCGGGCAGCGAATATGATCCCGGCGCTGATCCGCGATATGAGGGCATCGATGTGCCTTACACCGAAAGCCTCAAACTCACGATCGAGCGCGTCCTGCCCTATTGGGAAAGCGACATCTTGCCAGTGCTGGCCAGCGGCGAAACAGTCATCATTTCAGCACATGGCAATTCGCTGCGAGCACTAGTGAAACACCTGTCAGGCATTTCCGACGACGACATTACCGGTTTGGAAATCCCGACCGGACAGCCGATCATTTATGATTTCGATGACAATATGGTGCCGGGCGAACGGTACTATCTGAAAGACAGCTGA
- the purE gene encoding 5-(carboxyamino)imidazole ribonucleotide mutase, whose translation MPKDGGAKVAIVMGSQSDWPTMKLACEVLSELEVEHEARIVSAHRTPDRMSAFAKGAEGEGFDVIIAGAGGAAHLPGMIAAMTHLPVLGVPVQSKALSGWDSLLSIAQMPGGIPVGTLAIGEAGAKNAGLMAAAILALSDDDLSQRLQDWRAARSADVAETPVD comes from the coding sequence ATGCCAAAAGATGGGGGCGCAAAAGTCGCAATCGTGATGGGCAGCCAGTCCGACTGGCCAACCATGAAGCTCGCCTGCGAGGTTTTGAGCGAGCTTGAAGTCGAGCATGAGGCGCGCATCGTTTCGGCCCACCGCACACCCGACCGGATGAGTGCTTTTGCCAAAGGCGCGGAAGGCGAAGGGTTCGATGTGATCATTGCTGGCGCAGGAGGCGCCGCCCACCTTCCCGGTATGATCGCCGCGATGACGCACTTGCCCGTTTTGGGTGTACCCGTTCAGTCCAAGGCGCTTTCTGGATGGGACAGTCTGTTGTCGATTGCGCAAATGCCCGGCGGCATTCCGGTCGGCACCTTGGCGATTGGCGAAGCGGGCGCGAAGAACGCGGGCCTAATGGCCGCTGCGATCCTCGCACTATCCGATGATGATCTTTCGCAGCGGCTTCAAGATTGGCGTGCCGCGCGCAGTGCCGACGTCGCAGAAACGCCCGTCGACTGA
- a CDS encoding dihydrofolate reductase, with translation MSEPEIVLIYARAANGAIGYEGSLPWHLPADLKRFKALTMRKPMVMGRKTFESLPGLLPGRRHIVLTHKERWDSEGAEVVGSAADALALASQGNDTGEIAVVGGAAIYDVFRPLAHRIEVTEIHADFKGDTFMKPLGAEWEVAAREDHAAEGDRPAYSFVTYRRSGDDL, from the coding sequence ATGTCAGAACCTGAAATCGTCTTGATCTATGCGCGCGCCGCCAATGGCGCGATTGGCTATGAAGGCAGTCTGCCGTGGCACCTTCCCGCTGACTTAAAGCGGTTCAAGGCGCTTACCATGCGCAAACCGATGGTGATGGGCCGCAAGACATTCGAGAGTTTGCCCGGTCTTCTGCCCGGTCGCCGCCATATCGTGCTGACCCACAAAGAACGCTGGGACAGCGAAGGCGCGGAAGTGGTCGGATCGGCCGCAGACGCGTTGGCTTTGGCGAGCCAAGGCAATGACACAGGCGAAATTGCCGTCGTCGGCGGAGCGGCGATCTATGATGTGTTTCGCCCGCTCGCCCACCGCATCGAAGTCACCGAAATTCACGCCGATTTCAAAGGCGACACCTTTATGAAGCCGCTTGGTGCGGAATGGGAAGTGGCAGCGCGCGAGGATCATGCCGCCGAGGGCGACCGACCGGCCTATTCCTTCGTCACCTATCGCCGCAGCGGGGACGATCTGTGA
- a CDS encoding dipeptidase, giving the protein MRKILIGFGLLLVLAAAGFFIFVPGIVDRDMNRVDGKELPPVSDAALALHSTLTIVDLHSDTLLWKRDMLDRHDYGHMDLPRLQDGNVALQVFSSVTKTPKNQNYDNNSADGDNITMLVFGQLQPPRTWTSLLERSLYHAQKLDEAVAGSRESLKAIRTADDVGQLMLARSLQEETVGALFSAEGLHNLEGDLDNLDVLYNAGLRMAGLTHFFDNKLAGSMHGEDKGGLTDMGREAVRRMEDMGMIVDIAHCSNACVTDILTMARRPVVSSHGGVQATCDVNRNLSDDHIRGVAETGGIIGIGYWEGAVCDTSPAAIAKAMKHVRDLVGIEHVALGSDFDGTVLVRFDTSGLIHVTQALIDAGFSEEEIRAVVGGNAIRVIGEGLKPFADLPPPAQPEQEAA; this is encoded by the coding sequence ATGCGTAAGATATTGATCGGTTTCGGGCTTCTCTTGGTCTTGGCGGCAGCCGGATTCTTCATCTTTGTGCCCGGCATTGTCGACCGCGATATGAACCGGGTGGATGGCAAGGAATTGCCTCCGGTCAGCGATGCCGCGCTCGCACTGCACAGCACTCTAACAATCGTCGACCTGCATTCCGATACGCTGCTGTGGAAGCGCGATATGCTGGACCGGCACGATTACGGGCATATGGACCTGCCGCGCCTGCAAGACGGCAATGTTGCGCTGCAAGTGTTCTCCAGCGTCACCAAAACCCCGAAGAACCAGAATTACGACAATAACAGCGCCGATGGCGACAATATCACGATGCTGGTGTTCGGCCAGTTGCAACCTCCGCGCACATGGACGTCTTTGCTGGAACGCTCGCTTTATCATGCGCAAAAACTGGACGAGGCGGTGGCAGGGTCACGAGAGAGCTTAAAAGCGATCCGCACGGCCGATGATGTAGGGCAGTTGATGCTGGCTCGCTCGCTTCAAGAGGAAACAGTCGGCGCGTTGTTCAGCGCCGAAGGGCTCCACAATCTCGAAGGCGACTTGGACAATCTCGACGTCCTTTACAACGCAGGGCTGCGTATGGCTGGCCTTACGCATTTCTTCGACAACAAGCTCGCCGGATCGATGCATGGCGAGGACAAAGGCGGCCTTACCGATATGGGCCGCGAGGCCGTCCGCCGGATGGAAGATATGGGCATGATCGTCGACATCGCCCATTGCAGCAACGCGTGCGTCACAGACATTCTGACCATGGCGCGGCGACCTGTCGTCTCCAGCCATGGCGGCGTGCAGGCAACCTGCGATGTGAACCGCAATCTCAGCGACGATCACATTCGCGGCGTCGCCGAAACTGGCGGTATTATCGGCATCGGATATTGGGAGGGCGCGGTGTGCGACACCTCGCCAGCCGCCATTGCGAAAGCGATGAAGCATGTGCGCGATCTGGTCGGGATTGAGCATGTCGCCTTGGGCAGCGACTTTGACGGCACCGTACTGGTGCGCTTCGACACAAGCGGGCTGATCCATGTCACGCAAGCCCTGATCGATGCCGGTTTCAGCGAAGAGGAAATTCGCGCGGTTGTGGGCGGCAATGCGATCCGAGTGATTGGCGAAGGGTTGAAGCCATTTGCAGATCTGCCGCCTCCGGCTCAGCCAGAACAGGAAGCCGCCTGA
- a CDS encoding 5-(carboxyamino)imidazole ribonucleotide synthase, which produces MGTAPLPPGSTIGILGGGQLGRMMAMAAIQLGYRVIGYAPAGDNVAASACDDFFENGWGEKEALAAFASRCDVVTWEFENVPLSAVEAIPENLLAPHPKALGIAQDRLNEKQFVELLGAKCAPYARVDSDDDLARAIDRVGSPGILKTARDGYDGKGQWRIMSAHEAEGVRFPGRTCIYEGMVNFETEFSVILVRSRDGEVRFWDSSANTHEGGMLVHSVLPAGELVEAQVEEARAIAAKTAEALRYVGVLTLEFFATKSGPIFNEMAPRVHNSGHWTIEASATSQFENHIRAIADLPLGGTATRFASVDMRNIVGEDALTAHQMLTEEGEPHLHLYGKREARDGRKMGHVTRVSHEAP; this is translated from the coding sequence ATGGGCACGGCACCCCTCCCTCCCGGTTCGACCATCGGCATTCTTGGCGGCGGCCAACTGGGCCGGATGATGGCGATGGCCGCGATCCAGCTTGGCTACCGCGTGATCGGCTATGCGCCAGCGGGCGATAATGTCGCAGCGTCTGCCTGCGATGACTTTTTCGAGAATGGCTGGGGCGAAAAAGAGGCCCTGGCGGCGTTTGCTTCACGATGCGATGTGGTGACGTGGGAGTTCGAAAACGTTCCGCTGTCCGCGGTCGAAGCAATCCCGGAAAACCTGCTCGCGCCGCATCCAAAGGCCCTTGGCATCGCCCAAGACCGGCTTAACGAAAAGCAATTCGTCGAACTGCTCGGCGCGAAATGCGCGCCTTATGCCCGGGTCGACAGCGATGACGATTTGGCGCGCGCTATTGACCGCGTCGGGTCGCCCGGCATCCTCAAAACTGCACGCGATGGCTATGACGGCAAAGGCCAGTGGCGGATCATGTCCGCGCATGAGGCGGAAGGCGTGCGCTTCCCGGGCCGCACTTGTATTTACGAAGGCATGGTCAATTTCGAGACCGAATTTTCGGTGATCCTCGTGCGTTCGCGCGATGGAGAGGTTCGGTTCTGGGACAGTTCGGCCAACACGCACGAGGGCGGCATGTTGGTGCATTCCGTTCTGCCAGCGGGCGAGCTTGTCGAAGCGCAAGTCGAAGAAGCGCGGGCCATCGCTGCCAAAACCGCTGAGGCATTGCGCTATGTCGGGGTGCTGACCCTCGAATTTTTCGCGACCAAGTCTGGCCCAATCTTCAACGAAATGGCCCCGCGCGTTCATAACTCGGGGCATTGGACTATTGAGGCCTCCGCGACGAGCCAGTTCGAAAACCATATCCGTGCCATTGCTGACCTGCCATTGGGCGGCACAGCGACCCGCTTTGCGAGCGTCGATATGCGCAATATCGTCGGCGAAGATGCTCTCACCGCGCATCAAATGCTGACCGAAGAGGGCGAGCCGCATTTGCATCTCTATGGCAAACGCGAGGCGCGCGACGGGCGCAAGATGGGCCATGTAACGCGGGTAAGCCACGAAGCGCCCTGA